The following coding sequences lie in one Arachis stenosperma cultivar V10309 chromosome 5, arast.V10309.gnm1.PFL2, whole genome shotgun sequence genomic window:
- the LOC130979338 gene encoding serine acetyltransferase 2-like translates to MACLSRRWVPSPDMLSGEHLSHHHHHHHHHRIHGGEGVFGSGDEDEGYSKSCTSLPSSAYRLEKVFPVYAMCGSDPESASVLDGSDPVWEAVKEEAKLEAEKEPILSSFLYASILSHDCLEQALAFVIANRLQNPTLLATQLIDIFCNVIMHDKDIQQSIRLDVQAFKDRDPACLSYCTAILYMKGYHSLQVYRVAHALWHQGRKVLALALQSRVSEVFGIDIHPAAKIGEGILLDHGTGVVIGETAVVGNRVSLMQGVTLGGTGKGTGDRHPKVGEGVLIGASATILGNIIIGEGSMIAAGSLVLKDVPPHSVVAGIPANIIGGLHEHDPSLTMKHDATKDFFTK, encoded by the exons ATGGCTTGCCTGAGCCGCCGCTGGGTCCCTAGTCCTGACATGCTCTCCGGAGAACACTTgtcccaccaccaccaccaccaccatcaccaccGCATCCACGGGGGCGAAGGCGTTTTCGGTTCCGGCGACGAGGACGAGGGCTATTCCAAGAGCTGCACCTCTCTTCCTTCTTCCGCGTACCGGTTGGAGAAGGTTTTTCCCGTTTACGCCATGTGCGGGTCCGACCCGGAGTCTGCGTCCGTGTTAGACGGGTCTGACCCAGTTTGGGAGGCTGTTAAAGAAGAAGCGAAGTTGGAG GCAGAAAAGGAGCCAATCTTGAGCAGCTTCTTGTATGCGAGCATTCTATCGCATGATTGCTTGGAGCAAGCGTTGGCGTTTGTTATTGCAAACCGGCTCCAGAATCCTACCCTTTTGGCTACCCAGCTGATTGATATTTTTTGCAATGTGATCATGCATGACAAAGATATTCAACAATCCATTCGCCTTGATGTCCAG GCATTCAAAGATAGGGATCCTGCTTGTTTGTCATATTGCACAGCAATTTTGTATATGAAG GGTTACCATTCTCTGCAAGTTTATAGAGTAGCCCATGCATTGTGGCACCAGGGACGCAAAGTTTTGGCCTTGGCTTTGCAAAGCCGAGTAAGTGAG GTTTTTGGAATTGATATTCATCCAG CTGCAAAAATTGGGGAGGGAATTTTATTAGATCATGGGACTGGCGTGGTTATTGGTGAAACTGCTGTTGTTGGAAACAGAGTTTCATTAATGCAA GGTGTAACATTAGGAGGCACGGGGAAGGGAACAGGTGATCGTCATCCCAAGGTAGGCGAAGGTGTGCTGATTGGTGCTAGTGCAACTATACTTGGGAATATAATAATTGGTGAAGGTTCAATGATAGCTGCTGGATCCCTGGTGTTAAAAGATGTCCCTCCCCACAG TGTTGTGGCAGGGATACCAGCAAATATTATTGGAGGTCTTCATGAGCATGACCCATCTTTAACCATGAAACATG ATGCTACAAAGGATTTTTTTACAAAGTAG